The Zonotrichia leucophrys gambelii isolate GWCS_2022_RI chromosome 22, RI_Zleu_2.0, whole genome shotgun sequence genome includes the window cccatcccatggatcccatcccatcccatcccatcccatcccatcccatggatcccatcccatcccatggatcccatcccatcccatggattccatcccatcccatcccatcccatcccatcccctggaTCCCATCCCCAGTTGAAGGGGAGATCCTTTCCTGATCCTTTCCTacagcctcaagttgtgccaggggaggtttaggtaGGAAATCGGGACAAAATCCTTCATGGAAAatgtcaggcactggaagggtgCCTGGAACCCTGGAGGGGTTCAAAAAGtgtggaggtggcacttggggacaccgTGTGGGGTGGCCTTGATGGTCTGAAGGTCTTTGCCAACCTTAAGTCCATAATTTTACATTTGGTGCTCCCAAGGAGGAGGAGCTGATTTGTGTCTCAAAGGATTTCCTGGAAGCCTCCTGGCTCGGGATGTGCCACCATgggctgccactgccaccctgTGCTGTGACTTATGGAGGTGGCAGatccagtgccaccagtgccctGTGTGACAgatccagtgccaccctgccctgtgtgacagatccagtgccaccctgctctgtgtgacagaTCAGTGCCACCAGTGCTCTGTGTGACAGATCCAGTGCCACCCATGCCCTGTGTGACAGatcagtgccaccctgccctgtgtgacAGATCAGTGCCACCCTGCGCTGtcacagggcactgccaccctGCTCAACCgctcagcagtgacagcagtgacagcagtgacagcatcCTGGTGTTTGTTTCTGAGCCCCTGAAAACCTTCATGCCCAGAGCGGGGCTTGGGAGGAAAATGCCCCGTGGGGCACCACGGGCAGCGCATCCCTGGGTGGGTGAGGGATCTGCCTTGAGGGCATTGGGGCATCCTGAGAGGGAACGGAcctggacaccccaaatcccagcctgggagcGGTGTCCAAACGCTCCTGGATCTCCCGGAGGCCGTGCCCGTTCTCAGGGGGCTGTCCCGGGGTTTATTCCCCCCTCAGGGAAGAGCCTTGCCCTGCTCCCcggccctgcccctgccctggccctgcccccGCTCCCGCTTTCCCCCGCTGGATCCCCAATTCCCGAGGCCGGCGCTGCTCCGGGAGCGGCCGCTGGTGCCACCTACCCTCGCTCCCCGGCGCTGCAGCCGCCGCTAATTAATCCGGGGCTTAATTAAACCGAGCTGCGGCCGCGACACGGGGACAGCGAGCGCCCGGACACCCAGAGCGAGCCCGGCTGTGGCTTCAGGGAACATCGGCCCCTGCTGGGAACGGATCGGGGCTGGTCCTGCTGAGCCGGCTAGGGGCGGTGGACCAGGGTTTAGCAATCCCGGGATGATGGACCCGGGTTTAGCAATCCCGGGATGATGGATCCGGGCTCAGCAATCCCGGGGTGATGGACCCGGGTTTAGCAATCCCAGGATGATGGATCCGGGCTCAGCAATCCTGGGGCAATGGATctgggctcagcagagctggctcgGGGGGATGGACCCGGGTTTAGCAATCCCGGGGTGATGGATCCGGGTTTAGCAGAGCTGGGTTGATGGATCCGGGCTCAGTTGAGCTGGCTCGGAGTGATGGACCCGGGTTCAGCAATCCCGGGGTGATGGATCCGGGTTTAGTAGAGCCGGCTTGGGGTAATGGATCCAGGTTTAGCAATTCCAGGGTGATAGATCCAGGTTTAGTAATCTCGGGGTGATGGATCCGGGCTCAGCAATCCTGGGGCAATGGATctgggctcagcagagctgggttgATGGACCCGGGTTCAGCAATCCTGGGGTGATGGATCTGGGTTCAGCAATCCTGGGGTGATGGATCCGGGTTTAGCAGAGACAGCTCGGGGTGATGGATCCAGGTTTAGCAGCCCTGGACTGATGGATCTGGGCTCAGCAGAGCCGGCTTGGGGGGATGGACCCAGGTTTAGCAATCCCAAGGTGATGGAGCCGGGTttagcagagctgggctgatgGACCCGGGTTCAGCTGAGCCAGCTTGGGATGATGGATCCGGGCTCAGCAATCCCGGGGTGATGGATCCGGGTTTAGCAATCCTGAGATGATGGATCCGAGCTCAGCAATCCCAGGATGATGGATCCGGGTTTAGCAGAGTTGGGTTGATGGACCCGGGCTCAGCTGAGCCAGCTCAGGGTGCTCTGGTGGCTCTTTCCCctgaggtgacagggacaggcaaggtcagggatgctccaggatcACACTCCGGGCACAGAGGGAACGAATTAGAGCTGAACCAACTCGTTTTGTGCCCAGGATTTGCAAATCCTTGTCCTGCTTTTCCCCACCTCACTTTGGCAGTTCTCAGGagagcaggggtggcactgggtctgtcacacagggcagggtggccCTGATctgtcacagcccagcagggtggcactggatcTGTCACACAAAGCATAGGTGGCACTGGATCTgtcacacagggcagggtggcactggctctgtcacacagggcagggtggccCTGATCTGTCACCTCCGTAAGTCACAGCTGCAGTGGCAGCCCATGGCGGCACATCCCAAGCCAGGAGGCTTCCAGGAAATCCTTCTTTGAGACACAAATcagttcctcctcctccttagGATCTCCAAAACATGAAATTCTAGAGTTAAGTTTGGCAAAGATCTTCAGGCCATCAAGGCCACCCCCAcactgtgtccccaagtgccacatccacacctgACTGGAAAAGGATCTTGACTTTCTCGTTAATTGAACCAGTTATCCCTGAGGTGAAAGCTGATGTGGAACGAGCTGGGAATTAAGGAAATTATGATGAACTTGGAAGAGAAGCAACTTTACACCACTTTACTGAAAGTAAAATCCATTTATCAAGGATTAAAAAACTTATCCTCACCCTCACTGGTTCTGCAGGTAACCTGTGCTGAAAAAAAGATCTGAAGCTGCTTTGTGTGAgactttcaaaaagaaaaaaacttccaGGTTTGTACAGGATTTTTAgatgtgtttttttcattttttgtccTGGAGAAGGGATTTTGCAGTGGACAGCAAATGCCAATTTTGcaccagctcagggcagggaggagtgATTGGTTTGGGGTCATCTCTGAGCTGTGACTCAGTGCCTGGGCACGGCAATCAGGCATCATTTATGCAGAAATCACAATAAATTTCGGTGCTCATTTGCATTGAGGACCCTCAAATCTGGCTGGAATGATTATTCTCCCCCTCGAACCCTCTCACCGAGCTCCCAGTGACTCCCCCTGTGGATCCACATCTCTCCCAGCTCCCGGGGCAGAGCCGGATCCCACCTGAGCCAAAGGCAGAGGGATTTGGCTCCGGAGGGAAGCgctgtgagcagggaggggctgcaggaacagagggAGCTCAGACCCCGCTCATTCCTGGCACTGAATCCCAGCCTGGCCACGGGAGGGAtctgggaattctgcaggagCGCCGGCAGGtgaagaggagagaggagagggaggaagattTGCAGCAGAAGATTTGCAGCAGAAGATTTGCAGCTGAAGATTTGCAGCAAAGCCTCCCCAGCCCCGGAGGTGAGTTtggctcctgggagcagcagaggaagggaactggggtgggaggcaggagggaaaatccaaactccaaaaatccaaaaattctGTCAGCAGAAACCTGGAAAGGACCGAGAGCTTCCAGCACTtttcctgggctggcagcaggactgGATTGCAGCTGGGGCTCCAGAgatgctgtgggagcaggggaaagggaaaaggggctcTGGATGCTGATGGAGCCCTGAGAAACCTCAGCAGGAAGGGATAAAtgggtgtcttggtttgaaagccaggagtctgctaaggaaggcaggagcctctcctgaaatggaaaatgtaaaatccTCTCgctccaaattgctataaattttaaattaaggggctctcaggcaaaaatatgggagcaagaataacagttctttaatagggaagaaaataaaaggataaaataaacaatgcagtgaactGAACCAAccctgccagagtcagaacccagcctgacaccctgtgggtcagggtgttggcagcagtgccattggaattgtggctcagccctcctgcagtgccagggctggttctgctggagcaggatcctggacaAGGGTGGAGTCTCCTctggagatccaggggcagaggcagctgctgctcctctggggaacccagtgcagaagccgtgctggtgttccaatGTAGGAGCATCGGGGACAGTCAGGATGGAcggagacgagagatctctgcagccaggtcaggaatttggggtttattgcaaagggccctgctgggagctgccaggcacagctcagagcaggctgagagaagagagggggagagaggatgagagggtgagagagtaaaaagggtaagagagcgaTGTTCCCATTGCAATACAgtaaatcttcttctgtgctgaatattctaattctcactaaccaatccagtacaagatacaaatcctacagcatttccatacagcctataagaatcattacattaccatcctgtgttacattttaaaccctaaaaactcctctttgggcccttctcccaagctgcagggtctgctctgacccttgggcctgcctgcaagcagagggtgttgttccatcaaaaggggatcaccttcagcagccacaccattgttttccagttgttcagtaactgagggatctcaaagcttgctttcatttcaatctcacttatagtttctatattaaaatcttttgccaggcaatcatatttataaggctttcctgttaAATCTCCCCCAACattccagaatccccagattatatccagaCAGGAATGCTTGGTTGAtgttccagaatccccagattatatccaggcaggaatgcttggctgatgttccagaatccccagattatatccaggcaggaatgcttggctcctccctctgggctcacatctcccaatgggatgctgtagttcttatcagccatgcagtgacattcaatggcctcttatcagcagatgtccccccggttgtggaagagataaggagaACTGCCCACTGAACAGAAGACAGCTGACGAGCAGATGGTGAACAGAACACAATTTGCTTGACAGTCCAGGACAAGGGGCAGCCATGGATGGGTTTTACCCCTcggcaggaggagctgggcaggacgGGCTCAGTGCCACCGGCTGGGCAGCCCAAAGCCACTCCCCGCTGTCCCTGCGGGTGGTGACAGCGgcctgcctgtccctcctcatcctcaccacGCTGCTGGGGAACGCCCTGGTGTGCCTGGCCGTGCTCAGGTTCCCACACCTGCGCTCCAAGGTCACCAACCTCTTCGTGGTCTCCCTGGCCGTGTCCGACCTGCTGGTGGCCGTGCTGGTGATGCCCTGGAGGGCTGCCAGCGACGTGCTGGGCTTCTGGCCCTTCGGGGCCTTCTGTGACCTCTGGGTGGCCTTTGACATCATGTGCTGCACGGCCTCCATCCTCCACCTGTGCCTCATCAGCGTCGAGCGCTACTGGGCCATCGCCGAGCCCTTCCGCCACCAGAGGAGGGTGACACAGCGCCTGGCCTTCGTCACCATCGCGGTGGCTtggctgctgtccctcctcatctccttcctccccgtgcagctgcagtggcacAAGGCCCGGGAGCAGCTGGGGTCTAACGGCTCTGCGGAGGAGGGGAGCTGTGATCCCAGCCTCAGCAGGACCTACGCCATCTCCTCGTCCCTCATCAGCTTCTACATCCCCGTGGCCATCATGGTGTGCACCTACGGGCGCCTCTTCCGCCTGGCCCGGCGCCAGCTCCGCGGCATCTCCTCCCTGGAGACACCGGCGGGACGGAGCGACCACCCTCGGGAAACCTCCCTGAAAAACTCCCTCAAGAAGGAGACCAAGGTGCTGCAGACCCTCTCCATCATCGTGGGCGTCTtcgtgtgctgctggctgcccttcTTCGTGCTCAACTGCCTGGTGCCCTTCTGCGACCCCGAGCTCCAGGTCCCGGGAGCGTCGCCGTGCGTCAGCAGGGCCGTGCTCAGCACCTtcacctggctgggctgggccaacTCTGCC containing:
- the LOC135456942 gene encoding D(1) dopamine receptor-like, translating into MDGFYPSAGGAGQDGLSATGWAAQSHSPLSLRVVTAACLSLLILTTLLGNALVCLAVLRFPHLRSKVTNLFVVSLAVSDLLVAVLVMPWRAASDVLGFWPFGAFCDLWVAFDIMCCTASILHLCLISVERYWAIAEPFRHQRRVTQRLAFVTIAVAWLLSLLISFLPVQLQWHKAREQLGSNGSAEEGSCDPSLSRTYAISSSLISFYIPVAIMVCTYGRLFRLARRQLRGISSLETPAGRSDHPRETSLKNSLKKETKVLQTLSIIVGVFVCCWLPFFVLNCLVPFCDPELQVPGASPCVSRAVLSTFTWLGWANSALNPIIYAFNAEFRAAFASLLGWGCLCRGGAVETVTFSNELVSFHPDTSGLVALQSLSPPQLLPHAVLQVENPEVALERVSPGSSSSQNALPECGTPVQLGRIPSLASRTFH